DNA sequence from the Cucurbita pepo subsp. pepo cultivar mu-cu-16 chromosome LG06, ASM280686v2, whole genome shotgun sequence genome:
ATGCTAAAAATTGGACATatattattcataaaaaaaagaacagacAGCTGAACAATAAGCTATTCCTTGTCTGACTCTCATAGTGTCATCTAAATGTCAGGTGAAAACAGTTGTTCAGGAGAAAANTAGATTGAGTACTCAAATGCTAAAAATTGGACATatattattcataaaaaaagaacagacAGCTGAACAATAAGCTATTCCTTGTCTGACTTTCATAGTGTCATCTAAATGTCAGGTGAAAACAGTTGTTCAGGAGAAAAGGGAAGAATATGTACTTGACAGAAGTTTGAGCTCTTTTCCAGTCGACGAGGTTAATGTCGTATTTAGCATTGCACTGAAGTGCCTTGAACCAGAACCTGCTCGGCGACCGACAATGGCAGAGGTCGTCAAAGTGCTTGAGCAGCTAAAGTCAAGTAGCATTGTAACAGATTCTTGAGTAGGTTCCTTCTCTAAAATGTATTATACACTTATTGTGATCTCGCATTTGTAATTTGTTTGGTGGAACCTTATCCAAATGTTCATTCAAACTAATAAGAACAAGACAATCGTGGTCCTATTTCAAAACTGCAGACAATCCAGCTGCAACAGAAGCCTTCAAAGTAGGAGAAACAGGATTGTCCCCGAAAAAAACATCGAAAAGAGCTGAAGTCACATTGTTTGATTCGATTGTAGCTTCTATTCCTGTCGGTGGGCCGTCAACTGAGATGCTAACCTGCAATTCACCAttaatgaaaggaaaagaaaagaaaagaaaagaaaatgtaagaCAGTTAAAGTTTAAACATACAAGCATCTTTGGAGGTTCCAACCAAGTCAGGAATATAAAGGTTCCTTTTTTAAGAGACCGCCCCTCGAAGATGCTACGAAAGGTAGATAATGCAGATTCATCGACCGGTGTTGGTGCTTTGATTCTTGGAGAAATGGCATCGTCCAAGGCGTCCCAGAATGTTTTGCCATCGACATCTCGGACGAGAACAATCTGTAAAGATTTTTCTGAAGGAGCTGCCATTGAAAGACAATAAACTTGTAGTAACATAAATAATCCACAACTTCTATAATCATATAGTTATGTATAATTTATATGTAATGGTTATTACactgaaaaattatattgaacaAGGAAGAATCCTCCTGAATTGCAGCAGCCGATCGACCCCTCCAAGCGTTTAATTCGTTTGAGATGGATGAATTGGTGTATAGTCCTGCAGCATAGACCTTAACACCAATGATTGCAAAAACTTTCTCTCTGTAACCTGAAATATTTGCAGCTAATGAAGATCAGAGTGAAGAATATAGCTTAGTTAAAAATATCGGATGTATAAAATTCATAGTtagctgtgagatcccacattcatctcacatcggttggagaggggaacgaagcatttcttataagagtgtagaaacctcttcctaacataaaaattatagaactgtgaggctgacggcgatacgtaatgagtcaaagcagacaatacctgctagcgatggacttgagctgttacaaatggtattagagccagacaccatgCGGTGtgcagcgaggacgctggaacTCTatggggggtggattgtgagatcccacattgtttggagaggggaacaaaatttttcttttaagggatacaaatgatatcagagccagacactaggcggtgtgccagtgagaacgttAGGCTcctaaggagggtggattgtgagatctcacatcagttggaaaggagaacaaaacattccttataaagataCAAATGacatcagagctagacacctagtggtgtgccagcaaggacactagaCTCCCAAGGGGGGcggggattgtgagatctcacaccggttggagaggggaacgaaacattccttataaagatgtggaaacctctccctagcagacacgttttaaaaccatgagactgacggcgatatgtaacgggccaaagcagacaatatctactagcgatgggcttgaacggttacaTTAGCTTCAGGATAATAAATATCTCTAACTGAGTTTCTAGTTTATATATGTCAAAGTATAAACAATCAACTTCATTTTACAACAAACGACTTGCGCCATGAACAATGTTCGTTTTTTTCGTTTCCTTCACACGTAAAAAGATGTCGAAAATTCTTTTGTACTCAACGGTTGGAAGCAAATTGTCTTGCCTGCAGCAATGCACCTTATGTACCAATAACCATTTGCAGCATACAATGATAAGAGCTTTTGGATCTAAGGGCTCTCTTACATACATTGCaagaaaaacatgaacaaTAGACGATTTTAACagtaaattttcataaaaccAGTTGATCACTGCATTCTTCTTCTCCCCCCTTACCTAATCATGTAGAACAATAATTAACTAACCTGTTCCGAGCAACGACAGCGAAGTCGAGCAGCCCGGTAGAGTCAAGGACGTCGAAAatttcacattggttgaaggtTCCTCCACATATCCTGCATTTCCAACTGTTGCAACCCATTGATTAAAGAACAAACATTTTAATCATTTCATAATCACTCTCAAACATACCCAAAATCATTCATTAAAACGTTGATTTTGAAcaatttccaaaatttcttttcataaatgaatgaaaacccaaacccaaacccttATACAGAAACTCAAGAATCATTCCACAATTTTTTCCCACCATTAACATCAAAAGAAGCAGAAAACAGAAGATCGACATTCCATTACCTGAAgcaagggaagaagaagaagaaggtttgagagagaaattggAACAAGATCTGAAGCTCTTGTTGAAAGAGGAAGTAGATTGAGTTGGGGGTTTTCTGGGGAGGCAAACTCTGGCATTGGAAATCCATTTCCCAGTGGGAATGGCTGATGGGAGGCGTAATGGAGTGGGATTTACAGCATTTACAGCATTTACAGCCATTGTAGagatttcttcttctgctcTTTGGAAGCTCTGAGTGGGATTGGATAAGAGAGGAGATTCATGTAGTTTGGATGCCCACCTGTCATCTTGTCGCAAAAGCTACGCTTTTGATTCCGATTTTTTGTCCTATTCCCGACaggtttttgttgttatttttccCTAATCCATTTGGATTCTTATTCATGTCTCATTGTTAGTGTAAAAATCCATTTATTCCTGCTTACGATTCAAGTTTCATAGGAGTTAAAAGGTGACATGTTTTATCCTTACTCACATGcattctaaaattaatagaaGGTCATTCAATATAAAATCGTTTTAAATCATTTCtgcatgttttgtcctcattcACATGCATTCTCAGAAAATTACTAGGAGGTCACTCAAcataaaatcattataaatcattttagtatgttttgtcttcactcacataTATGTCAAGAAAATTATGCTGGGAGGTTAGCCAACAAAGAATCGTTATACGTTTTTCCAACAttttttgtcttcactcacatgcattctatgaaaataattattaggaGGTCACCCACCATAAAATCGCTTTTAAGTCTTTCCAATATATTTGGACATTCAACCTAAAATTGTGTTTAACTATAAAGTTCATATGATTTAGTGAccgaaaacaaaaatgtaccTGATAGtgactttcattttcttctttcaatctttttcCAGTGCTTTGATTTGAATATTCAAGCAGAACAGAGCAAGATTAATGGCGAAAGCGGCCGCTCTctcattttttgttgttattccTCTCGTTCCTTTCAGGTGCGTTTTCTCGATCTATTCAAATTCCGCCATATTTTCGAATAATCACTGAATCTCAATAATTTCTGCTTCTGATTCCTTTTTCTGGAAGAGATTTTCTGGCGGTAAAAGGACAGAAAAAATCGAAATGATCAAATTAGGTTTAGGAAACAATAAATTCCTCAAAACAGAGTCggaattgttcttattctgTGCGACAAATTTGCAGAAAACGTGCTGCGTTCCGAAGCCGCCGTCGGATCAAGCGGCGCTGTACGACAATAAGAATTACGCCTGTGGGCGGCGGGTAGATTGCGGAGTAGCGCAAAAAGGAACCCCCTGCTTTGATCCTCATAATTTGTTCAAccatgaaaattattattatttaactattttttttaataaattaaaacaacattttatttaactctttaaatttctaaattattaaccATGCCACTATTTAATAATtaccatttaaatttaaaataataaacatgcatcattaatttcttcatttactattattattgttaaattattttataattaatattttaaattccttttcaaggtttttgaaaGCTTGGGATATGTTAATTTACCGTTTTTAGCATGttattgttatatttatttaattaaatatgcaTAATTACAGattcattttatctttaattatctataaataattatgcTACCATCTTTATTCTTTGAGatctcaaatttataaaacaaaatagattgatattaaaaaaattataaataaaaaataaaaaataagtacaATTAATTAATNCGACTgaaatttataagttttcaaattataaattattatattttaaggaTATGACAGAGTAAATAAGGAATATATGAATCAATGCATCTGAATGATAGCAACTCTGAGATAggataactaaaaaaattttaaaatatagaaatttattatttataccaAATAGGTGCATCTTCGTTTTCGGTTGTTTAGCCATACGACCTTCAAGGTTTAATGTGTTGTGCTTAGAGTGTTTAGATCAATTCTATGCTCGGAGAccttcttgatttttttttaggatgcatgtgagtaTGGAAAGGACTCGTATTGATTTGTGGAGTTAGTTtcaggtgttggatgaaagtctcacgtTTGCTAAtttttagggaatgatcatgggtttataatcaaataatactatctccattggtatgagacgtTTTTTAAGCCTTTttgagaagcccaaaacaaagtcacaagagcttatgctcaaagtggacattattatacaattgtggagagtcgtgttcatctaacatggtattagattAAAGGGAGGTGttagatgaaagtcccacattggctaatttagggaatgatcctcgattaaggggaggtgttggatgaaagtcccacatcgactaatttacgGAATGATCATGgctttataatcaaataatactatctccattagtatgtgGCCAAATGTGACCATATTGCACGAGATGTCCTTGGAGgttgtatttaaattctaaatcggaatcaatattatttattaattaaaaaaatagttcaaaagttattgtaattttttaaattgctTATGAAAATAGATAACTAaagcttaattttaaaaataaaattacaaaaaaaaaNATTTGCAGCGGTTCGAATGGTCACGCAATCCACCCTCCTCCTATAAAATCCTTCTCCATCATCGTCTTGTTCAGTCATCCATCGTCTTTCTCCGATTCCTTCAATATTCCTCCTGATCGCAGCAGAACAGCGCACGACTAATGGCGAAAGCGGCCGCTctctcctttttgtttctcctcTCGTTCATTTCAGGTGCGTTTTCTCGATCTATTCGAATTCTTCCGCCAAGCTTTCGAACAGTCACTGAATCTGAATAATTTCTGCTTCCGATTCTCCTTCAGGAGGAGATTTGCTTGCGGTAAATGGACTGGTGAACGAAACGTTTCCAAATCAGGTTAACTTACGGAAACAATAAATTTCTGAAAACTGAGTTGAAATTGATCTGATATTTTGTGCGATGAATCTGCAGAAGACGTGGTGCCNggatgaaagtctcacgtTTGCTAAtttttagggaatgatcatgggtttataatcaaataatactatctccattggtatgagacgtTTTTTAAGCCTTTttgagaagcccaaaacaaagtcacaagagcttatgctcaaagtggacattattatacaattgtggagagtcgtgttcatctaacatggtattagattAAAGGGAGGTGttagatgaaagtcccacattggctaatttagggaatgatcctcgattaaggggaggtgttggatgaaagtcccacatcgactaatttacgGAATGATCATGgctttataatcaaataatactatctccattagtatgtgGCCAAATGTGACCATATTGCACGAGATGTCCTTGGAGgttgtatttaaattctaaatcggaatcaatattatttattaattaaaaaaatagttcaaaagttattgtaattttttaaattgctTATGAAAATAGATAACTAaagcttaattttaaaaataaaattacaaaaaaaaaaaaaaaaaaaaaaaaaaaaatctccatcATCGTCTTGTTCAGTCATCCATCGTCTTTCTCCGATTCCTTCAATATTCCTCCTGATCGCAGCAGAACAGCGCACGACTAATGGCGAAAGCGGCCGCTctctcctttttgtttctcctcTCGTTCATTTCAGGTGCGTTTTCTCGATCTATTCGAATTCTTCCGCCAAGCTTTCGAACAGTCACTGAATCTGAATAATTTCTGCTTCCGATTCTCCTTCAGGAGGAGATTTGCTTGCGGTAAATGGACTGGTGAACGAAACGTTTCCAAATCAGGTTAACTTACGGAAACAATAAATTTCTGAAAACTGAGTTGAAATTGATCTGATATTTTGTGCGATGAATCTGCAGAAGACGTGGTGCCTCCCGAAGCCATCGTCGGATCAAGCGACGCTGTTAGGGAATATCAATTTCGCTTGTTCGAAGGTAGATTGCAAAATAATACAAGAAGGAGGCTCCTGCTTTGATCCTGATACTCTGTTCAACCATGCCTCTGTAGCTATGAGTCTGTACTACAATGCGGAAGGAGCCGATCAGTGGAACTGTGATTTCAGAGGCTCTGGTGTGATTGTCATCACTAATCCAAGTTAGTCCAATTCTAACACTAAatcgatttttcttttgtttgcttttttgttcttcattttgatttgtagtttcaatttcaatttctgtGCAGGTTATGGAAACTGCATTTACCCTTAAATCAGTATACAATATATGTAAACTTGGATCTTATATTTATTGATGTTGTGATGTATATGGAAAGAGATGGATGTCGAAAACTTCTCAACttcttttaacaaaattaataaataagattttatcTACTCTGTTCATATgtgtttgaattgaaatttaaacatCCCATCCAAATTCCAAATGGATCGGGTGATAACTTAGGTTAGAAAACAGTTACTCTCCtaccaaaaatattatttcaaatcttgataCAGAGAGTTATGCACTTTGATCAGGAGAAATCCTCACTTAGTTATGTCGTTAATTGGACTAGGAAAAACCTTGCTAAGAATCAATGATGGGGTCTCGAGGTGTGAGTTGGACTATGAATTTGGCTAACTGTGCCTTAATTCCTCTTGATCAAATTTGGTCTATACTCATAATTCTCTTGATATCATAGTTACGAAGTATACGATAAAACTTCGACCATcgtaataaaaaatgataaatgatGATTTATTTACTTAGTTATGTTCGAATTGACTATAAtcgatgatattttaattgtatgaatacatattgatcaattatatatatatatatcatacaattagatttttttcttgtgaatataaaaaattcttaaacataaatctttcatttttgtttaaaattttaattatatcatttgtctataaaaaaatttaaaatttaaaattaaaagtttataatccaattaaacataaattttaattttatatctaatatatggattaatatgttataaatttatttaaaagttcacaaagtaagaaattaaaagccaactaaataaatttaaaaattgaggaattaaacgaaaaaataaataaattatgaaggGTAAAAGAGTCATTTACGCTGAAGTAGTTGCCTATTTAAGCCGAGCGAATCTAGGTTTTAATTCATTGCCATAGAGAGAACAGAGCATCTTGTGAAAAAATGGTGCTATTGTTCCGTTGCGGGCATAGAACAAATCGATTCCTTTCTCTCGTATTTTCGATCTGTAAGTTTGATTCTTCGTCAAGCAGCTTGCAGTTTCGAGGGGGAAGGATTATCTACATTCGTTTTGTTTTTGCTGTTCTTAATCTTGTCTTTGAAGGCCGATCCAATGGGTTCTCAGACGTGAAATTCGAATACTCGAGAACTCAATTTCACCCGGCCGAGATTTGCTTTGGGGTATCAAGGTTTTGCATGTTCTCAATCATGCTCTAATTCAGGGAACTACCctaaatttcttctcttcaaacATATGCATgcgttctttctttcttttcttcccatttaGTATGAGATCTATCTTGGTAGATACATTCTGCAGCCTGTTCTTTAGTAGATAGGTTGTTGGATTTCAATAATCGGCAGGGAAATCACGAGAGGATATTGTCGacaggttgttggaagaaagataaaatgcgtaaaataagagagagaaaaggactGAAAGTTTGACTGCTCTTCAAAATCCGGTTGTGAAATCTTGtaaacagatttcctatttaaatacaacctatcctaaaaatggggggagag
Encoded proteins:
- the LOC111797216 gene encoding fatty-acid-binding protein 3, chloroplastic, with the protein product MAVNAVNAVNPTPLRLPSAIPTGKWISNARVCLPRKPPTQSTSSFNKSFRSCSNFSLKPSSSSSLASVGNAGYVEEPSTNVKFSTSLTLPGCSTSLSLLGTGYREKVFAIIGVKVYAAGLYTNSSISNELNAWRGRSAAAIQEDSSLFNIIFQSPSEKSLQIVLVRDVDGKTFWDALDDAISPRIKAPTPVDESALSTFRSIFEGRSLKKGTFIFLTWLEPPKMLVSISVDGPPTGIEATIESNNVTSALFDVFFGDNPVSPTLKASVAAGLSAVLK
- the LOC111797440 gene encoding glucan endo-1,3-beta-D-glucosidase-like isoform X2 — protein: MAKAAALSFLFLLSFISGGDLLAVNGLVNETFPNQKTWCLPKPSSDQATLLGNINFACSKVDCKIIQEGGSCFDPDTLFNHASVAMSLYYNAEGADQWNCDFRGSGVIVITNPSYGNCIYP